One genomic window of Metopolophium dirhodum isolate CAU chromosome 4, ASM1992520v1, whole genome shotgun sequence includes the following:
- the LOC132943658 gene encoding GATA zinc finger domain-containing protein 14-like has protein sequence MLFTYLLASALAMSAVFGGPSGPPSRQITYAKEHKTIMQSDETAQVMAVGDRSSNLKFVLAIQSSKIWEEIKKRSLTINTSHGLDDEVIGKSPDDLTDEELAQLKQACHDGLKCVAVDQLLVLKQVKEQLGDGKVSVRMVITKITQVLTQYTTEYHEDVYQYEAVQQSDDQSKVYESVTTIVEDNKELCQIDLAPATEQSYLNNDDANTISTTEQSYPKKDDGNTIPAAVNNKNTVNYNTFKNYNINNGTVNSATINIEPHSGVDGDSSNHETPPVNSNAHGDTTDGPTGHKSVINAAKNDAPHKRARPNYAQGSRTAGRPATTTDDQPESASTPIPILDDRRKPIDQPLLMITDGPSSRDDNVNGSAADIDTQNSDHGKRYRRSRPDGTGRRNSANTDEPAANNKIVSNRSNGNYASGRAGNTAADGVNNNTVELDNSTGSKAGGENDSDSDIVSAGSHNTHSSRKGLVEDGFLNNGNMKVKNVDNSNRNKGTVKGAKANNGIINVGTTNNGPVNYGTSKAYTNNGTSLDMDSHDIRQYVDNIDKMYSTILNEFAKK, from the coding sequence ATGTTGTTCACGTACCTACTGGCGTCGGCGTTGGCCATGTCCGCGGTGTTCGGCGGTCCATCCGGCCCACCATCGAGACAGATAACGTACGCAAAAGAACACAAAACCATAATGCAATCAGATGAAACGGCGCAGGTGATGGCCGTCGGCGACCGATCGTCCAACTTGAAATTCGTATTGGCGATCCAGAGTTCAAAGATTTGGGAGGAGATCAAGAAACGGTCGTTGACGATAAACACGTCACATGGATTGGACGACGAGGTCATCGGAAAATCGCCGGACGACCTGACAGACGAAGAACTGGCGCAGCTCAAGCAAGCGTGTCATGACGGGCTCAAGTGCGTGGCCGTCGATCAGCTTTTGGTGCTCAAACAGGTCAAAGAACAGCTTGGCGATGGCAAAGTGTCCGTGCGCATGGTCATCACCAAGATCACCCAGGTGCTCACCCAGTACACGACCGAGTATCACGAGGACGTTTACCAGTACGAGGCGGTCCAACAGTCCGACGATCAGTCAAAAGTGTACGAGTCGGTGACCACAATAGTGGAGGACAACAAGGAACTGTGTCAGATCGATCTCGCGCCGGCGACAGAGCAAAGCTACCTGAATAACGACGACGCTAATACTATCTCCACGACAGAGCAAAGCTACCCGAAAAAAGATGACGGTAATACTATACCAGCGGCCgttaacaacaaaaataccGTAAACTACAATACATTTAAGAACTACAACATCAACAACGGCACCGTCAACAGTGCCACCATCAACATCGAACCGCATTCCGGCGTTGACGGCGATTCGTCCAACCACGAAACGCCGCCGGTCAATAGCAATGCGCATGGAGACACCACTGACGGTCCGACTGGCCATAAATCCGTTATCAATGCGGCCAAAAACGACGCTCCACACAAACGCGCCAGACCAAACTACGCACAGGGCAGCCGGACCGCCGGCCGACCCGCCACGACCACCGACGATCAACCCGAGTCCGCCAGTACCCCAATACCGATTTTAGACGATCGCCGTAAACCCATCGACCAACCACTACTGATGATCACCGATGGGCCATCGTCGCGGGACGACAACGTTAACGGTTCCGCCGCCGACATCGATACCCAAAACAGCGACCACGGCAAAAGATATAGACGGTCGCGTCCCGACGGAACCGGTCGGAGAAACAGTGCCAACACCGACGAGCCGGCCGCCAACAACAAAATTGTTTCAAACCGTTCAAACGGAAACTATGCCTCCGGCCGCGCCGGTAATACAGCTGCCGATGGAGTCAATAACAACACCGTAGAACTGGATAACAGTACGGGCAGTAAAGCCGGCGGGGAAAACGACTCTGACAGTGACATCGTCAGCGCAGGTTCTCACAATACACATAGCTCGAGGAAAGGCTTGGTCGAAGACGGCTTTTTGAACAACGGCAACATGAAAGTCAAGAACGTCGACAATAGTAACCGGAACAAAGGTACCGTGAAAGGCGCTAAAGCTAATAATGGTATCATCAACGTCGGAACGACCAACAATGGCCCGGTCAACTACGGTACGTCCAAGGCTTACACCAACAACGGAACCTCCTTGGACATGGACAGTCACGACATCCGTCAGTACGTGGATAACATCGATAAGATGTATTCCACGATATTAAACGAGTTCgctaaaaaataa